A window of Dissulfurirhabdus thermomarina contains these coding sequences:
- the holA gene encoding DNA polymerase III subunit delta yields the protein MARKTSSEGSRIQEAEAALAEAAAGRPAPAYLFLGERPLCRPWIDRLLDLLVPAAARDFNLEVCDGEGLAEGTLVERLETRPFFPGRKVVWVRDAPFFHSAATFPARWRQVRALAAKGATEAAIRRAARLVAEAKLSPAEAARLPADRLGEALGLEGEADLAAWCRGFLEQRGEEFPETAPGAGAADGLLLDWLARRADPGAVVLVLEAEAVDRRGRSFRRFKTHGRVLDLSPEADRGGRAEAAAAEFARRVLTEAGKRIEAEALRDLLAKVGPEDRVALRTELEKLCAAAGGRGTVTAGDVAAAVVRHREEAVYELTDAVGAGDPGRVCVTLHRLLAQGVHPLAVLRAVANFVRRMAVVRAALERTGSLRRLSGLTYARFQAEVLPGLREAWGEPLPGPVRGLHPYALYKVALRAPAFPLARLLGALAGMAEVDFALKGGGRGAPEVVLEALLLRLCQGRTAA from the coding sequence ATGGCCAGGAAGACATCCTCAGAGGGCAGCCGCATCCAAGAGGCCGAGGCGGCCCTGGCGGAGGCCGCGGCAGGTCGGCCGGCCCCGGCCTACCTCTTCCTGGGCGAGCGGCCCCTGTGCCGGCCCTGGATCGACCGCCTCCTCGACCTCCTGGTGCCGGCGGCCGCCCGGGACTTCAACCTGGAGGTCTGCGACGGCGAGGGCCTGGCGGAGGGCACCCTGGTGGAACGGCTCGAGACCCGGCCCTTCTTCCCGGGCCGGAAGGTGGTTTGGGTCCGGGATGCGCCCTTCTTCCACTCGGCCGCCACGTTCCCCGCGCGGTGGCGCCAGGTGCGGGCCCTGGCGGCGAAGGGCGCCACGGAGGCGGCCATCCGCCGGGCCGCGCGTCTTGTGGCGGAGGCGAAGCTCTCCCCGGCCGAGGCGGCCCGGCTCCCCGCGGACCGGCTCGGGGAGGCCCTGGGGCTTGAGGGCGAGGCGGATCTCGCCGCCTGGTGCCGGGGCTTCCTGGAGCAGCGGGGAGAGGAGTTCCCGGAGACCGCCCCGGGGGCCGGGGCCGCCGACGGGCTCCTCCTCGACTGGCTCGCCCGCAGGGCCGATCCCGGCGCCGTGGTCCTCGTCCTGGAGGCCGAGGCCGTGGATCGGCGGGGGCGGTCCTTCCGGCGCTTCAAGACCCACGGCCGGGTGCTGGATCTCTCCCCGGAGGCCGACCGGGGGGGACGGGCGGAGGCGGCCGCCGCGGAGTTCGCCCGGCGCGTCCTCACCGAGGCCGGAAAGCGCATCGAGGCCGAGGCCCTCCGGGACCTCCTCGCCAAGGTGGGCCCGGAGGACCGGGTGGCACTCCGGACCGAGCTCGAAAAGCTCTGCGCCGCCGCCGGCGGCCGCGGGACGGTCACCGCCGGGGACGTGGCCGCCGCCGTGGTGCGGCACCGGGAGGAGGCCGTCTACGAGCTCACCGACGCGGTGGGGGCCGGTGACCCGGGACGCGTCTGCGTCACCCTGCACCGGCTCCTCGCCCAGGGGGTGCACCCGCTGGCGGTGCTCCGGGCCGTGGCCAACTTCGTCCGGCGGATGGCCGTGGTACGGGCCGCCCTGGAGCGCACCGGGTCCCTCCGGCGCCTTTCGGGGCTCACCTACGCCCGCTTCCAGGCGGAGGTCCTGCCCGGTCTCCGGGAGGCCTGGGGGGAGCCGCTCCCCGGGCCGGTCCGGGGGCTCCACCCGTACGCCCTCTACAAGGTGGCCCTCCGGGCCCCGGCCTTCCC